In Caproiciproducens sp. NJN-50, the following are encoded in one genomic region:
- a CDS encoding ArsR/SmtB family transcription factor: protein MATIYEEQAKVFKAFCDEKRLRILKLLRGGEKCACVLLEQLDLGQSGLSYHMKILIESGIVESRQEGKWTHYKISEKGSAYAGTLLKELTTPNAATEEKICCASKKPS from the coding sequence TTGGCAACCATTTATGAAGAACAGGCAAAAGTGTTCAAGGCATTTTGCGACGAAAAACGTTTAAGAATACTCAAACTTCTGCGCGGCGGGGAGAAATGTGCCTGCGTTTTGCTGGAGCAGCTGGACTTGGGGCAGTCGGGACTTTCTTACCACATGAAGATTCTGATTGAATCGGGTATTGTGGAGAGTCGGCAGGAAGGCAAATGGACGCATTACAAAATCAGCGAAAAGGGCAGCGCTTATGCTGGTACTCTACTGAAAGAACTGACAACGCCGAATGCGGCTACAGAAGAAAAAATCTGTTGTGCATCGAAAAAGCCATCCTGA
- a CDS encoding recombinase family protein: protein MEQKKRAWLYCRIDAPEDAHGALKGQRRELLDYAEQMDLEIAGVSEDLGSGLNFDRAGLMEVMKAAGDGKMDVLLVRRLDCLGRDTVKMLEFLQGLDQLGIKLYSPLEGEIRLLKDIEAIHGLTMGTE, encoded by the coding sequence ATGGAACAGAAAAAAAGAGCATGGCTGTACTGCCGCATCGACGCTCCGGAGGATGCTCATGGTGCCTTGAAGGGACAGCGAAGGGAGCTTTTGGATTATGCGGAACAGATGGACCTTGAAATCGCGGGGGTGTCTGAAGATCTCGGCAGCGGGCTGAATTTTGATCGTGCCGGCCTTATGGAAGTCATGAAGGCGGCCGGAGATGGAAAAATGGATGTGCTGCTGGTAAGAAGGCTGGACTGTCTTGGGCGAGACACCGTAAAAATGCTTGAATTTCTCCAGGGCTTGGATCAGTTGGGCATCAAGCTTTATTCGCCATTGGAAGGCGAAATCAGGTTGCTCAAAGATATAGAAGCGATCCATGGGCTTACCATGGGCACGGAATAG
- a CDS encoding YxeA family protein — protein MYLCNDDHSTVYYTMVDNNRVKEQTTAASSGAGSYEYHLDTYDADGNMKSLSFKTSRELREGAYLKLEVMPVRGVISWEEYEGFTRNSKKRLSELSNLVIDIFYNLTILC, from the coding sequence TTGTACCTGTGCAACGACGATCACAGCACCGTTTATTATACGATGGTTGATAACAACCGTGTTAAAGAACAGACAACAGCAGCTTCGAGCGGCGCGGGCAGTTATGAATATCATCTCGATACTTACGATGCAGATGGGAATATGAAAAGCCTTTCCTTCAAAACAAGCCGTGAGCTGCGGGAAGGTGCTTATCTAAAATTGGAAGTTATGCCTGTACGCGGCGTCATCAGTTGGGAAGAATATGAAGGATTTACCCGAAACAGTAAAAAGCGTTTATCTGAACTGTCCAATTTAGTTATAGATATTTTTTATAATCTAACAATATTATGTTAA
- a CDS encoding iron-sulfur cluster-binding protein produces the protein MNHKKENTDHTGCGIGACGGCVVLVPVQRRSQHRLLYDG, from the coding sequence ATGAATCATAAAAAAGAAAATACTGATCATACCGGCTGTGGTATTGGTGCTTGCGGCGGGTGCGTCGTTCTTGTACCTGTGCAACGACGATCACAGCACCGTTTATTATACGATGGTTGA
- a CDS encoding ABC transporter permease, with product MVWTFPILVEQVIKNNMTTVFPVCITLIAGYIIAREQKDDTLKNILTVPLTFKRLLVRKLLVCGLISLFLGLVCTVFTILAGLLTGFPGFSTGAAVQGLMQITFLNLFLYISVMLIIILTSRSANGFLAGVVISLVYGYGGMFAAGSMKLANLYPITASLGMIHYRSYEVHWNIPLCCLSIAVMLAISTVLILSMSGNVESKKPVKNKAKHKAPLKKGW from the coding sequence ATGGTATGGACGTTTCCTATTTTAGTCGAACAGGTAATCAAAAACAACATGACTACGGTTTTCCCCGTGTGTATCACGCTGATTGCCGGTTATATCATTGCGCGTGAACAAAAAGACGATACTCTAAAAAACATACTGACGGTTCCGCTGACGTTTAAGCGGCTGCTTGTCAGAAAGCTGCTGGTCTGCGGATTGATATCGCTGTTTCTCGGACTCGTATGTACAGTCTTTACGATCCTTGCAGGATTGCTTACGGGATTTCCGGGGTTCTCGACGGGGGCCGCAGTACAAGGCCTGATGCAGATCACGTTTCTGAACCTTTTTCTGTATATTTCTGTCATGCTTATTATCATTTTGACCAGCCGTTCCGCGAATGGTTTCCTGGCCGGTGTCGTGATTTCCCTTGTCTATGGTTACGGTGGCATGTTTGCCGCAGGCAGTATGAAGCTGGCAAACCTTTATCCCATCACGGCAAGTCTGGGAATGATCCATTACCGGAGCTATGAAGTGCATTGGAACATTCCACTTTGCTGCTTGAGTATTGCGGTCATGCTGGCAATTTCCACAGTTCTGATCTTGTCGATGTCTGGCAATGTCGAGTCAAAGAAACCTGTGAAAAATAAGGCAAAACACAAAGCCCCCCTGAAAAAGGGATGGTAG
- a CDS encoding GyrI-like domain-containing protein: MFTESAVILGISQDNPAVMPPENCRYDVGIVVSEDFTTTDTDIDVAKLPGGKYVVFTIDHTAEAIQKAWGEIFVQLSAQGQQPDVFRPILERYIPTMIDRHLCEICVPV; this comes from the coding sequence CTGTTCACAGAATCGGCGGTTATCTTGGGGATTTCACAAGACAACCCCGCAGTGATGCCGCCTGAAAACTGCCGCTATGATGTCGGCATCGTTGTTTCCGAAGATTTCACAACTACGGACACCGATATAGACGTAGCAAAACTACCCGGCGGCAAGTACGTCGTTTTTACGATTGACCATACCGCAGAAGCAATCCAGAAAGCATGGGGCGAAATCTTCGTTCAGCTATCGGCTCAGGGCCAACAGCCCGACGTTTTCCGCCCCATCCTCGAACGGTACATCCCCACCATGATCGACAGGCACCTGTGTGAAATCTGCGTTCCCGTTTAA
- a CDS encoding antirestriction protein ArdA yields the protein MKLPATEEVQALFRRIHMDGVRYEEIFITDYETNISGLYDCLPEYADLDEGDREKFEAALSCGDHTSDLKELINLAQNLDCYEYYPGICDEDDLGRYMIDEMGALEVPEYLENYIDYEAMGGTFSWRTAAHSLRTAILWTPATAS from the coding sequence TTGAAGCTCCCCGCTACTGAGGAAGTTCAGGCGCTTTTCCGGCGTATCCATATGGACGGGGTGCGGTATGAGGAAATTTTCATCACGGACTACGAAACCAACATTTCCGGTCTGTATGACTGTCTCCCCGAATACGCCGATCTGGACGAGGGCGACCGGGAAAAGTTTGAAGCCGCCCTTTCTTGCGGCGACCATACAAGCGACTTGAAAGAGTTAATCAATCTCGCACAAAACCTTGACTGCTATGAGTATTACCCCGGAATCTGCGACGAGGACGATTTGGGCCGCTATATGATCGACGAAATGGGCGCGTTGGAAGTGCCGGAGTATCTGGAAAATTACATTGACTACGAGGCTATGGGCGGGACGTTTTCTTGGAGGACGGCGGCACATTCACTGAGAACGGCTATATTGTGGACACCGGCGACCGCTTCGTAG
- a CDS encoding IS1182 family transposase, with amino-acid sequence MLTERDGIQIKMHCVTLEDLVPQEHFLRKLENAVDFSFIYDEVRDLYCPDNGRPGIDPVVLVKYLLVGYLYGIESERRIEQEIQVNMAYRWFLGLDLDDRVPDHSAISQNRRRRFHGKEVYRHLFEHILHLCMEKGLVDGKIILTDSTHVKANASFKANTKVLAQRETTDYMERLDQYEAEERARLESSGAIKPQRAGREKKESEKVQKTVSTTDPDAGMLQRPGKPEGMHYLDHQSVDAAHGIVVDVAVTPGNVNDSEPYLGRIEYMRKHLGLDIQAAGADSAYGTSMIYRAMDDMGIWLYTPAATGGATYKVEFRRENFQYDAEKDCFICPAGKQLTLRNLEREHYNVCRVYRAEKKNCRACPMLSKCVSGSHQSRAIRKNIFEESVKKQRDTDGTFTHKHILSLRQIWCEGSFAAQKWMHNLRRLFRRGIEAAEDHCLLSATALNLKRMVKCLG; translated from the coding sequence ATGCTGACGGAGCGAGACGGGATACAGATAAAAATGCATTGTGTCACCCTTGAGGACCTGGTGCCGCAGGAGCACTTTTTGCGCAAGCTGGAAAACGCCGTGGATTTCAGCTTCATCTACGACGAGGTTCGGGATTTGTACTGCCCGGATAACGGCAGGCCCGGAATCGATCCGGTAGTGCTGGTAAAATATCTACTGGTGGGATATCTGTACGGTATCGAATCGGAGCGTCGCATTGAGCAGGAGATTCAGGTGAATATGGCCTACCGGTGGTTCCTGGGGTTGGATTTGGATGATCGGGTGCCCGATCATTCTGCAATTTCCCAGAATCGGCGCAGACGGTTTCATGGAAAAGAGGTGTACCGTCACCTGTTTGAACATATTTTGCATCTATGCATGGAAAAGGGATTGGTGGATGGAAAGATCATTCTGACGGATTCCACGCATGTAAAAGCGAATGCCTCATTTAAGGCGAATACAAAAGTACTGGCCCAGCGCGAGACAACGGACTATATGGAACGGCTGGATCAGTATGAAGCGGAGGAACGTGCGCGGCTGGAGTCATCCGGCGCCATCAAGCCGCAGCGCGCGGGGCGTGAGAAAAAGGAAAGCGAAAAGGTGCAAAAGACGGTCAGCACCACCGATCCGGACGCTGGAATGCTGCAGCGGCCCGGAAAACCGGAAGGAATGCATTACCTGGATCATCAAAGCGTGGATGCCGCTCACGGAATTGTGGTGGATGTGGCAGTGACACCGGGAAATGTGAACGATTCGGAGCCATACCTGGGACGCATTGAATACATGCGGAAGCATTTGGGACTGGATATTCAAGCAGCCGGCGCGGATAGCGCCTATGGCACCAGCATGATTTACCGGGCGATGGACGATATGGGCATCTGGCTGTACACGCCCGCAGCAACGGGCGGGGCAACCTACAAGGTGGAGTTCAGGCGCGAGAATTTTCAGTATGATGCGGAAAAGGACTGCTTTATTTGCCCTGCTGGAAAACAACTGACCCTGCGGAATCTTGAGAGGGAGCACTACAACGTCTGCCGGGTATACAGAGCCGAAAAGAAAAACTGCCGGGCCTGCCCGATGCTAAGCAAGTGTGTAAGTGGCAGCCATCAAAGCCGCGCGATCCGAAAGAATATTTTTGAGGAATCCGTAAAAAAGCAGCGGGACACGGATGGTACATTCACCCACAAACATATCCTGAGTCTGCGCCAGATTTGGTGTGAGGGCAGCTTTGCGGCCCAGAAATGGATGCACAACTTAAGACGTCTGTTCAGACGGGGAATCGAGGCGGCGGAAGATCACTGCCTCTTGTCGGCAACCGCCTTAAACCTAAAGCGCATGGTTAAGTGCCTGGGATAA
- a CDS encoding DUF4491 family protein: MHFDGVWIGVGALLIIGILHPVVIKVEYYFGTRAWLAFLVSGLVCVGISLFLESTLMSSLLSILGFSLFWSIHELFLQKKRVEKGWFPKGPRRGK, encoded by the coding sequence TTGCACTTTGATGGAGTATGGATTGGTGTCGGGGCATTGCTGATCATCGGGATATTGCATCCGGTCGTCATAAAAGTGGAGTATTATTTCGGCACCAGGGCGTGGCTGGCTTTTTTAGTTTCCGGCCTGGTCTGTGTCGGAATTTCATTATTCTTGGAATCGACGCTCATGTCCTCCCTTCTGTCGATATTAGGATTTTCGCTGTTTTGGAGTATCCATGAGCTTTTCCTTCAGAAAAAGAGAGTGGAGAAAGGGTGGTTTCCAAAGGGTCCGAGAAGGGGAAAATAG
- a CDS encoding FAD:protein FMN transferase, whose protein sequence is MVSLRNQFLSTSGDYEQSFIKDGRRYHHILDKSTGYPADSGLRAVSVIGTNGALCEAYSTACHGAGAGTGFSKRGGRL, encoded by the coding sequence ATCGTTTCTCTGCGCAATCAGTTTTTATCCACCTCCGGCGATTACGAGCAGTCCTTTATCAAGGATGGACGCCGATACCACCATATCCTCGACAAAAGCACGGGATATCCCGCGGACAGCGGCCTGCGCGCGGTTAGCGTGATCGGAACCAACGGTGCACTGTGCGAAGCCTACTCCACGGCCTGTCATGGGGCCGGAGCGGGCACTGGCTTTTCAAAAAGAGGTGGGCGGCTTTGA
- a CDS encoding 2Fe-2S iron-sulfur cluster-binding protein yields MRFDLKIMRRKDAGSPSFFQTFAYEGIPEDSVAFALNELNGRDVLEDHEGRPADRIIWECSCLQKKCGACAMRINGLPRLACSSFLGELAGRKHIIVLEPLSKFPIVADLKVDRSILFANMKRMRLWLEENASMNQWEHENQYQSSRCLMCGCCLEVCPNFRPDGKFTGAASMVAASKLMDQAEYGGHRSEILRKYRQFYFGGCGKSLSCQKICPLNLPLEDLLVRSNAAAVWHR; encoded by the coding sequence ATGCGCTTTGATCTGAAAATCATGCGACGGAAGGACGCCGGCAGCCCCTCTTTTTTTCAGACCTTCGCCTACGAAGGCATTCCGGAAGACTCCGTCGCTTTTGCGCTGAATGAGCTCAACGGCCGCGACGTGCTGGAAGATCATGAGGGCAGACCCGCGGACCGGATTATTTGGGAATGCAGTTGCCTGCAGAAAAAATGCGGAGCCTGTGCCATGCGGATCAACGGCCTGCCGCGCCTTGCCTGTTCCTCCTTCCTGGGGGAGCTTGCGGGAAGAAAACATATTATTGTTCTCGAGCCTCTGAGTAAATTTCCCATTGTCGCCGACCTGAAGGTGGACCGGAGCATCCTGTTTGCAAATATGAAGCGCATGAGGCTGTGGCTGGAGGAAAACGCCTCCATGAACCAATGGGAACATGAGAATCAGTACCAGTCCTCGCGCTGCCTGATGTGTGGCTGCTGTCTGGAGGTCTGCCCGAACTTTCGGCCGGACGGAAAATTCACCGGCGCCGCTTCCATGGTAGCCGCTTCCAAGCTCATGGATCAGGCCGAGTATGGGGGACACCGGAGCGAGATTTTAAGGAAGTACCGCCAATTCTACTTTGGAGGCTGCGGTAAGTCTCTGTCCTGCCAAAAGATCTGCCCTCTCAACCTCCCGCTGGAGGACCTGCTCGTCCGGTCAAACGCCGCGGCGGTCTGGCATAGATAG
- a CDS encoding FAD-binding protein — protein sequence MNQTILIIGAGLAGLSAALTAAEKQYQVLLVSSMPSERAQSVMAEGGINAALDTKGEDDSVEEHFKDTMAAGVYLADPNAVSALTNAAPGIVRHLAALGVVFNRDEHGSIDLRNFGGQKKKRTAFAMSSTGKQIMTALIQEVRKKEAEGNIIRYSDHSFVSLILDEQKRCLGCVALDNRTQELLSLQGDAIIVASGGINGLFGRTTGSQQNTGVAAAELFRLGVPIANGEFIQYHPTTAACFGKRLLISEAARGEGGRLFTVRNGKPWYFMEEKYPEMGNLMPRDVISREIWRIMSASGGPTSVFLDMTHLPPEVMEKRLGDLVEDCITYLHVDPRKEPVPVSPGIHYFMGGLQVDEQHRTTFPRLYAAGECCYQYHGANRLGGNSTLGALYGGGVAARSATQDAAGCTNDFKKYGAQAVEEIRQKVASLQAGNRHFPLPGIRAELSRILLNSLGIVRNGPQMEAGITALDRLLAEKVVRNYDPTSGPYENLNLESLCLLGKALLLSACNRRESRGAHTRGDYPDRNDAEYLKYSVARYDGKKVVVRLEDIPEER from the coding sequence ATGAACCAGACGATCCTCATTATCGGTGCCGGGCTTGCGGGCCTGTCCGCCGCACTCACAGCAGCCGAAAAACAGTACCAGGTCCTTCTGGTTTCCTCTATGCCTTCGGAACGGGCACAGTCTGTCATGGCCGAGGGCGGCATCAACGCCGCACTCGATACCAAAGGCGAAGACGACAGCGTGGAAGAACACTTCAAGGACACCATGGCGGCGGGCGTCTACCTTGCGGACCCCAACGCGGTGAGCGCGCTTACGAATGCCGCGCCTGGCATCGTCCGCCATCTCGCGGCCTTGGGCGTCGTGTTCAACCGGGACGAACACGGCAGCATCGATCTACGCAATTTCGGAGGACAAAAGAAAAAGCGCACCGCCTTCGCTATGAGCAGTACGGGAAAGCAGATCATGACCGCGCTCATTCAAGAGGTCCGCAAGAAGGAAGCCGAAGGGAACATCATCCGCTACAGCGACCATTCGTTTGTAAGCCTGATCTTGGACGAACAGAAACGCTGCCTCGGATGCGTGGCGCTGGACAATCGGACGCAGGAGTTGCTCTCTCTACAGGGGGATGCTATTATCGTCGCGTCGGGCGGCATTAACGGCCTGTTCGGAAGGACCACCGGCTCCCAGCAGAACACCGGGGTGGCGGCGGCCGAGCTGTTCCGGCTCGGCGTGCCGATTGCGAACGGCGAGTTTATCCAGTACCATCCCACCACGGCGGCCTGCTTCGGCAAACGCCTGCTCATCAGCGAGGCGGCGCGCGGCGAGGGCGGACGGCTTTTTACCGTTCGGAACGGAAAGCCCTGGTACTTCATGGAGGAGAAGTATCCCGAAATGGGAAACCTGATGCCCCGCGACGTGATTTCGCGCGAGATCTGGCGGATCATGAGTGCGTCGGGCGGCCCCACTTCCGTCTTTCTGGACATGACGCACCTGCCCCCCGAAGTGATGGAGAAGCGGCTGGGGGATTTAGTGGAGGACTGCATCACCTACCTGCATGTGGACCCACGGAAGGAACCGGTCCCCGTATCCCCCGGAATCCACTATTTCATGGGTGGCCTTCAGGTGGACGAACAGCACCGGACCACCTTCCCGCGCCTCTACGCTGCGGGGGAATGTTGCTACCAGTACCACGGAGCGAACCGCTTGGGAGGGAATTCCACGCTGGGCGCCCTTTACGGCGGCGGCGTGGCAGCAAGGTCGGCCACGCAGGATGCCGCAGGCTGCACCAACGACTTTAAAAAATACGGCGCACAGGCCGTTGAAGAGATCCGGCAGAAGGTGGCATCCCTGCAGGCGGGCAACCGGCATTTCCCCCTTCCGGGTATCCGGGCGGAGCTGAGCCGCATCCTGCTCAACAGCCTCGGCATCGTTCGGAATGGGCCGCAAATGGAAGCGGGGATTACGGCGCTCGACCGGCTGCTTGCGGAAAAGGTCGTACGTAATTACGATCCCACCAGCGGGCCGTATGAGAACCTGAATCTGGAGAGCCTGTGCCTGCTGGGCAAGGCGCTTTTGTTGAGCGCCTGCAACCGCCGGGAAAGCCGGGGTGCGCATACCCGTGGCGATTACCCGGACCGAAACGACGCGGAATATTTGAAGTACAGCGTCGCCCGATATGACGGAAAAAAAGTTGTGGTCCGTCTCGAAGATATCCCGGAAGAGAGGTGA
- a CDS encoding pilus assembly protein PilX translates to MRRINTILSGVILVVFLTHGVMGSFLLLGIGSDAATTLAWVGFGLILIHAGLGVALTVQAARGGGEFGRWYLRQNATFWTRRFSGVAILILLFFHFGAYGETVNGAFGLKEFTMIKLVTQLLLIAALFIHVFVNLRPLLISLGVIKQWERRVDLFLIASVFLLFFTGAVLFYYIGWQYL, encoded by the coding sequence TTGCGCAGAATTAACACCATCCTGTCAGGCGTGATCCTCGTGGTCTTTCTTACCCACGGGGTGATGGGCAGCTTCCTTCTGCTCGGTATCGGCTCCGACGCGGCGACGACGCTCGCTTGGGTCGGCTTCGGGCTGATCCTCATCCATGCAGGGCTGGGCGTGGCGCTGACGGTGCAGGCAGCGCGCGGGGGCGGCGAATTCGGCCGCTGGTATCTGCGACAAAACGCAACATTCTGGACGAGGCGCTTCAGCGGTGTTGCCATCCTGATTCTTCTATTCTTCCACTTCGGCGCCTACGGCGAGACGGTGAATGGCGCGTTCGGCCTTAAAGAATTCACCATGATCAAGCTCGTCACACAGCTTCTGCTGATCGCCGCGCTTTTCATTCATGTCTTTGTCAACCTCCGTCCTTTACTGATCTCGCTGGGAGTGATCAAACAGTGGGAGCGCCGGGTGGATCTCTTTCTGATTGCCTCCGTCTTCCTGCTGTTTTTCACTGGTGCGGTCCTATTTTACTATATCGGGTGGCAATACTTATGA
- a CDS encoding ABC transporter substrate-binding protein, producing the protein MKRRLILLVATFLLLLLTGATLRRTSTVDAVSGATKLKKLKESAITNSSLPGLEAELKGSELKIAGPSFPSDLDPAHGNGCYTLAYGVGETLFYINNGDIQPWLAQSWRNLGPRTWEIKLSPGVKFQNDKTMTAQSVKESLERAVRLDTDAAKLLPVSFVQAEGLTLTIHTSAPCPSLIHNLAAPAFTIVDAASDQKESFSYFPVCTGPFIPTTFIGQVEVVLRRFDDYHGGTPKLGGADIRLVADTDKLVQNLKNRTTDAAVGLPQEDISTLSKSGCQIETKDTACVELLMMNQQNAALSNSAVRQAVALAISRQAAGGAFAPALPYMDHTDPYPYDPAAAKTLLAQAGYAGETLSFRLALPAGDAELLKRAQTIKTQLGQVGIDITVRIYNDVFFTSRARYGKFDLLLMTAQTAENGDAQNFFESYVASEGNLNYGHYRNEQVDADLAQLEREFDSNRRVLLTDQIQSLVVKDAAFVFLGYPQTDVVASKSVSGLPVSSAGYRLTADTSKK; encoded by the coding sequence GTGAAAAGAAGGCTGATTCTGCTTGTCGCGACCTTTTTGCTGCTTCTCCTTACCGGAGCAACCCTGCGCCGCACCTCCACTGTGGACGCTGTGTCCGGCGCGACCAAGCTCAAAAAGCTCAAAGAGAGCGCCATTACCAATTCGTCCCTTCCCGGACTTGAAGCTGAGCTGAAAGGATCGGAGCTGAAAATCGCGGGCCCCTCCTTTCCATCGGATCTGGACCCGGCGCATGGGAACGGCTGCTACACCCTCGCCTACGGCGTGGGAGAGACGCTTTTTTACATAAATAACGGGGACATTCAGCCGTGGCTTGCGCAATCGTGGAGAAACCTTGGCCCGCGCACCTGGGAGATCAAGCTAAGTCCCGGCGTGAAGTTCCAGAACGATAAGACCATGACCGCGCAGAGCGTCAAAGAGTCGCTGGAGCGCGCTGTCCGCCTGGATACCGACGCGGCGAAGCTGCTGCCCGTTTCCTTTGTCCAGGCGGAGGGTCTGACGCTAACAATTCACACCTCAGCGCCCTGCCCAAGCCTGATCCATAACCTTGCCGCCCCGGCCTTCACGATTGTGGATGCCGCGTCGGACCAGAAAGAAAGTTTTTCGTATTTTCCCGTCTGCACCGGGCCGTTCATCCCCACCACATTCATCGGGCAGGTGGAGGTGGTCCTGCGCCGGTTCGACGATTACCACGGAGGGACGCCGAAGCTCGGCGGTGCGGACATCCGACTTGTAGCAGATACGGATAAACTCGTACAGAACCTGAAGAATCGGACGACCGACGCAGCGGTGGGATTGCCGCAGGAGGATATCTCTACTCTTTCCAAAAGTGGATGTCAGATTGAGACTAAGGATACCGCATGTGTGGAGCTTCTAATGATGAACCAACAAAATGCAGCTTTGTCGAATTCAGCCGTGCGGCAGGCCGTTGCGCTGGCCATCAGCCGTCAGGCGGCGGGTGGCGCTTTTGCCCCGGCGCTGCCTTACATGGATCATACCGACCCCTATCCTTACGACCCTGCCGCTGCCAAGACTCTGCTGGCACAAGCCGGATATGCCGGCGAGACGCTTTCATTCCGGCTCGCCTTGCCCGCAGGGGATGCGGAGCTTCTGAAACGAGCGCAGACAATCAAAACGCAGCTCGGACAGGTCGGCATTGACATCACCGTCCGGATATACAACGACGTTTTCTTCACCTCCCGTGCACGTTACGGAAAATTTGACCTGCTCCTGATGACGGCGCAGACCGCAGAAAACGGCGACGCACAGAACTTTTTTGAGTCGTATGTTGCCTCCGAAGGGAACCTGAATTATGGTCATTACCGGAATGAGCAGGTCGATGCGGACCTTGCTCAACTGGAACGAGAATTCGACTCGAATCGGCGGGTGCTGCTGACCGACCAGATCCAGTCGCTGGTGGTGAAGGATGCCGCTTTCGTATTCCTCGGCTACCCGCAGACTGATGTTGTGGCTTCTAAAAGTGTTTCCGGCCTACCTGTCAGTTCTGCCGGATACCGGCTGACGGCCGACACATCCAAAAAATGA
- a CDS encoding ArsR/SmtB family transcription factor, which produces MIPDKDEDALCSCTIIHEDIVRKVKGELTEDSQLVKIAELFKAMSDPTRLKIINALILSEMCVCDLACLLNMTQPAISHHLKVLRQTQLIKYRRDGKIVYYSLDDAHIAPLFQQGYEHITEK; this is translated from the coding sequence ATGATACCGGATAAGGATGAAGACGCACTCTGCAGTTGTACCATCATCCATGAGGATATTGTGCGGAAGGTGAAGGGCGAGCTAACGGAAGATTCCCAGCTTGTTAAGATCGCTGAGCTTTTTAAGGCCATGAGCGACCCGACACGCCTCAAAATCATCAATGCCCTGATTCTTTCCGAAATGTGCGTGTGCGACCTTGCCTGTCTGCTGAACATGACCCAGCCCGCCATCTCGCATCATCTGAAGGTTCTTCGGCAGACCCAGCTAATCAAATACCGGCGGGACGGCAAGATCGTCTATTACTCCCTGGACGATGCGCACATCGCGCCCCTCTTCCAGCAGGGGTACGAACACATCACCGAAAAGTAG
- a CDS encoding DUF6329 domain-containing protein: protein MSADQNGVAHCLLVIGEGGSEGVLVNSEGSDYARYASLVPRARELVAAEQQELEYISAGLPSLRFRDLILLGLPANTYLVDDDYNAGFIPVGGLKDGNISEKAQERFTDLLDAPIKAIRPGAYGTEIVISGVPTERLSELTRLWQTTKSKPRPWGQEGNQCLCRAEMWYNIKNTIKGGGTFGTVR from the coding sequence ATGTCGGCCGATCAAAACGGCGTCGCCCACTGCCTTCTTGTCATAGGCGAAGGCGGTTCGGAAGGAGTGCTGGTCAATTCGGAAGGATCTGATTACGCCCGCTACGCGAGCCTTGTACCGAGGGCTCGGGAACTCGTCGCCGCCGAGCAGCAGGAGCTCGAGTACATCTCCGCTGGGTTACCTTCTCTGCGGTTCCGCGACCTGATTCTACTTGGCCTGCCCGCAAACACTTATCTTGTCGATGACGATTATAATGCCGGATTTATCCCTGTCGGCGGGCTGAAAGACGGAAATATTTCCGAAAAGGCTCAGGAACGGTTTACCGACCTGCTGGACGCTCCGATCAAAGCCATCCGGCCGGGAGCCTATGGAACGGAAATCGTTATAAGCGGCGTCCCGACAGAAAGGCTGTCGGAGTTGACCAGGCTCTGGCAGACAACCAAATCGAAGCCCCGACCATGGGGACAGGAGGGAAATCAATGCCTATGCCGGGCTGAAATGTGGTATAATATAAAAAACACCATAAAAGGAGGCGGCACTTTTGGAACAGTACGATGA